Genomic window (Candidatus Wallbacteria bacterium):
AGGATCTGCAGAGACCTTATAAGATCAGAGACTGGAAATACCTGAGCCTGAGTCTCAATTCACCGCCACAGGTTGAAGTGATCAAGCAGGCTATCATGCAATACGGACCTGTAGGCTGCGGTGTGGTGGCAGACGACACCTTTGGATTTTACAGCGGCGGTGTTTACAATCACGAAACCCTGCCCATGGTCAAACCTAATCACGCAGTGATGCTGGTGGGATGGGACGACACAAAGGGAACCCATGGATGCTGGATCCTGAAACATTCAGGGGGAAAGCAGTGGGGAGAAGGCGGATTCATGTATATAGAATATAACCGCTGCCGAGTCGGGACAATGGCTACAATCATGGTTTACTGATCGCAGGATTGAAAAAGTAAAGAGCAAAGCATTTCAACAGTAAAAAAACCCGCTCTCAGGCGGGTTTTTTATTAGGAGCGTTTATCAATGCGGAGTAACGGGATGGTTAGGGTTAGGCGGCAATGGATTAGGATTTGGATTGGGATTGACTGGTCCAGGTGTAGGAGAAGGAGTAGGAGTCGGCTGGCCTGGGTCGTTGGGCTGGATCGGGACTGAAGGGCTGTAGGGGCTTGGTGGAGTGTATGGAGTGAGCGGAGTCTCAGAAGTATTAGGATTGGGAACAGGATTCGGGTTATAAGGATTAGGACTTGGATTTGGATTGTATGGATAAGGATTCGGATATGGATTATATGGATTAGGATTGTACGGATTAGGATTATATGGATTAGGATTGTATGGATTAGGATTGTATGGATTCGGTGCGTATGGATTGGGATTATAGGGATTGGGGTTGTATGGGCTAGGATTATATGGATTGTAGGGGTTCGGGGGCGCTGGAGGAGTTGCACCTGTGACCTGGCTCAGGAAGAAAGGGTCTGCCATTACGTCATGGAATACTTTCTGCGCAACTGGAGAGGAGGATACTTTCCAGTTTTGGTCTCCGACTGCATTGAACCAGATAAACGCTCTGACGCGGGGATACTTGGTTTTCAGGTTGTAGAAGGCTGTATTGATCCACCAGGCTTTGTTATCCGGCTGAGAGCTTATCTCTGAGCAGGCCATCTCTGTGAGCATGATGGGTTTCCGGCCTGAATACTCGTTGTAAAACGCATCCAGCATCTGAT
Coding sequences:
- a CDS encoding C1 family peptidase, translating into DLQRPYKIRDWKYLSLSLNSPPQVEVIKQAIMQYGPVGCGVVADDTFGFYSGGVYNHETLPMVKPNHAVMLVGWDDTKGTHGCWILKHSGGKQWGEGGFMYIEYNRCRVGTMATIMVY